GCAAGGCTGCAACGACCTCAGCAAACCGTTTGAGCCATTCATCAGTGTGCTGGTTGGTGCGCACGGACACAAACACGCTGACGCCTGCGGCGATCTTCTTGCCATCAAGCAAAGCGACACGACGGCGTATGATGCCCGCTTCCTCAAGTTTCTGGATACGGCGCCAACAGGGCGTCGCAGACAGCCCGACGCGCGCAGCAATCTCGTTCATCGATAGAGTGGTATCTTCCTGGAGCGCAGCGAGGATGCGCCGGTCAATCGTATCAAAGCCAACTTCCGCCATGGTATTCTCTCATTTGTATATTTTTAGGCTATACTTGTGCAAAATGCAATTTTTGATCTGCATGACGCAAAAATCATCTGGACGCAAGCAGATCGTGCACCCGGCGTTTGATCACCGGAAGCAGAAGCTGTTCAAACTCGGGGTTCCGTTTCAGCCACGCATTGTTGCGCCATGATGGGTGCGGCAGCAGGACTGCGCCGCCGCTAACCGCCGCTTCGGGGTCGACCAACTGCCTTCGGATCGTATCGGTCAGGCGTTCGGTGCGATGCTGTGGCAAGTGGTAGTCGCGCGCGTA
The Pseudomonadota bacterium genome window above contains:
- a CDS encoding Lrp/AsnC family transcriptional regulator, producing the protein MAEVGFDTIDRRILAALQEDTTLSMNEIAARVGLSATPCWRRIQKLEEAGIIRRRVALLDGKKIAAGVSVFVSVRTNQHTDEWLKRFAEVVAALPEVVEFYRLSGDIDYLLKVVVPDIGAYDRFYKKLVSKVDLSDVSSSFAMEEIKYTTALPLEYMPVEKPRQTVSV